One genomic region from Nitrospinota bacterium encodes:
- a CDS encoding ABC transporter permease subunit — translation MGGMTAVMKRELQSYFYSPVAYAVMVMFLIIAGYFFYTGMVYYGVASFEISRMAQFGGGMEQELNVEEYILRPLFGNMSVVLLMMAPLFTMRLFSEEKKGGSIELLFTWPIKDLALVMGKYLAALAMVSIMVAPTFIYIGLLAYHSGFSWGCVVTGYLGLILLGGAFISLGIFISTLTENQIISAAITFGALLLFWIISWAAGSDTGTIAEILKGFSILERVDNFAKGVLDTRDIVYYATFNFFFLFLTIRSLESKNWRG, via the coding sequence ATGGGTGGCATGACGGCGGTGATGAAACGGGAGTTGCAGTCATACTTCTACTCCCCGGTGGCTTACGCGGTTATGGTGATGTTTTTAATCATCGCCGGATATTTTTTCTACACCGGCATGGTGTATTACGGCGTGGCCAGTTTTGAAATAAGCAGGATGGCCCAGTTCGGGGGCGGCATGGAGCAGGAACTGAACGTGGAAGAGTATATCCTGCGCCCGTTATTCGGCAACATGTCGGTGGTCCTGCTGATGATGGCCCCTCTTTTTACCATGCGGCTATTCTCCGAGGAAAAGAAAGGCGGCTCCATAGAGCTACTTTTCACGTGGCCCATTAAAGACCTGGCGCTGGTCATGGGCAAATACCTGGCGGCCCTGGCCATGGTGTCCATAATGGTGGCGCCAACCTTCATTTACATAGGGCTGTTAGCCTATCATTCCGGCTTTTCCTGGGGTTGCGTGGTCACGGGTTATCTTGGGTTGATACTGCTGGGCGGGGCGTTCATATCGCTGGGCATTTTCATATCCACCCTTACGGAGAACCAGATAATCTCAGCGGCCATCACCTTTGGCGCCCTGCTCCTCTTCTGGATAATCAGCTGGGCCGCCGGGAGCGACACCGGGACCATAGCCGAAATACTGAAAGGCTTCTCCATACTGGAACGGGTGGACAATTTCGCAAAAGGGGTGCTGGACACGCGGGATATCGTCTATTACGCCACATTCAATTTCTTTTTCCTGTTCCTCACTATCCGGTCGCTGGAATCGAAGAACTGGAGAGGTTGA
- a CDS encoding GldG family protein yields MNKRLKYGSGSAIFVMLTLAVIIVINALAASHHKRWDFTETGSFSLSPQTLKTLQGLEGDVTVYSFVKPDAAKLAQDILEQYAYESKKIHYEIIDPDKKPALAKKYDVREYNTHVVETSQGRKEVVKRLTEESLTNAILKATSPGVKKVYLLEGHGERGPDDNSPKGWFAARQALESAGYAVETLNFLKTPEIPADADLVIIPGPTKDIQPTEADKLRKRLDSGRALIAALDPGKTPNLQNLLKEYGFETVDDIVLDPVSQQLGFDALVAAVAEYGPHPAVKGFNAATFFPMARSLEIGPGKGKIAPVVVGQSSQHGWSETDMGSIEKGTPEFDEKKDLPGPRVIVAAAEWEAGQAKEERKIGEKAEKTRLVVAGDADFASNSAIGISGNRDIFLNLVSWSLEQENRISIRPKAKGFNPILFTQTQLAAIFWVSVALLPMMVIVAGVYVWKKRRV; encoded by the coding sequence ATGAACAAGCGGTTAAAATACGGTTCCGGGTCGGCAATCTTCGTCATGCTCACCCTGGCGGTGATTATTGTCATCAACGCGCTGGCCGCCTCCCATCATAAACGGTGGGACTTTACGGAGACGGGCAGTTTTTCCCTATCGCCGCAGACCCTAAAAACCCTTCAGGGGCTGGAGGGGGATGTGACGGTCTATTCCTTCGTAAAACCCGACGCGGCGAAACTAGCCCAGGACATTCTGGAGCAGTACGCTTACGAATCCAAAAAGATCCATTACGAGATAATAGATCCGGACAAAAAACCGGCGCTGGCGAAAAAATACGATGTCCGGGAATATAACACGCATGTAGTGGAGACCTCCCAAGGCAGGAAGGAAGTTGTTAAGCGCCTTACGGAAGAGAGCCTGACCAACGCCATACTGAAAGCCACCTCGCCGGGGGTCAAAAAAGTATATCTGCTGGAAGGCCATGGCGAACGCGGGCCCGACGATAACAGCCCAAAAGGATGGTTTGCCGCCCGGCAGGCGCTGGAGTCGGCGGGTTACGCCGTAGAGACGCTGAATTTCCTGAAGACGCCGGAAATACCTGCGGACGCCGACCTTGTGATAATCCCCGGCCCCACGAAAGACATCCAGCCAACAGAAGCGGACAAGCTTCGAAAAAGGCTCGATTCGGGCAGGGCTCTTATAGCCGCGTTAGACCCAGGAAAAACCCCGAACCTGCAAAACCTGCTCAAAGAGTATGGATTTGAAACTGTGGATGACATAGTGCTGGACCCGGTGAGCCAGCAACTGGGATTTGACGCGCTGGTGGCGGCGGTGGCCGAATATGGCCCTCACCCGGCGGTGAAAGGTTTCAACGCGGCCACGTTTTTCCCCATGGCCAGGTCGCTGGAGATAGGGCCGGGGAAGGGGAAAATTGCCCCCGTGGTGGTGGGGCAAAGCTCCCAGCATGGATGGAGTGAAACGGATATGGGCTCCATCGAAAAGGGAACGCCCGAGTTTGATGAGAAAAAGGACCTGCCCGGCCCCCGGGTGATAGTGGCCGCCGCCGAATGGGAGGCGGGCCAGGCTAAAGAGGAGAGGAAGATAGGCGAGAAGGCGGAGAAGACCAGGCTGGTGGTGGCCGGTGACGCCGATTTCGCCTCCAACTCCGCCATTGGCATTTCCGGCAACCGGGATATTTTCCTCAATCTAGTGAGTTGGTCGCTGGAACAGGAAAACCGGATATCCATCCGCCCGAAAGCGAAGGGGTTCAACCCCATCCTGTTCACTCAAACGCAACTGGCGGCCATTTTCTGGGTGTCGGTGGCGCTGTTGCCGATGATGGTGATAGTGGCCGGCGTTTACGTATGGAAGAAACGCCGCGTTTAA
- a CDS encoding DUF4340 domain-containing protein: MRFKIIITLVLFVCLSGAYYYFDVSGGAGKKKENKTPPVFAFNPEDVAAVTLKRPGQPVIVLDRQDKTWTITSPVKARADEETVEKLISSATELKVVKDLGAVENLAEFGLAEPEEALFVTSGGNMFTLKIGDKAQTGKEYYLMASGRDTVFLASARPVEAVTKGLGDLRNKKLFDFDALDVKSLELKLNKLGLKFERLSKSKDGKEVKPEDAPWKMTIPHATQADGGAILKLLSILTTLKGIGFVSGPEGESVEYGLKNPEITVKMGTDKGTFGFAMGHYSPDGGRYIKRLDTGEILTVDDRIEKDLPQSAEAFMDLRIHNLTRENITRVKIEMPEGKTVITRKPGKVAQGKQTGPEWIVTEPAGLVMEEMSVMAFLYDLENAKYLRIAGPASKGLSKPALTITISAAGGDKALTLAKAPANKGDSYFASFTGRDDVVEVSGETFKSLFKNPGEFEDRRFFKILSDQIGRVVVNRKGQVFDVSKKDEDFTMAAPENKKVSAEAWRALVWALSGFRFSQRAPEGAAGGLDKPVLTVSVYNKSGGLVDEVAVGARAGKPGYFYARSVRTKELFLVGERFVTEDMVASLESLLSS, encoded by the coding sequence ATGCGATTTAAAATAATCATAACGCTGGTTTTATTTGTCTGCCTGTCTGGGGCCTATTATTACTTCGACGTTTCGGGCGGCGCCGGAAAGAAGAAAGAGAACAAGACCCCGCCGGTGTTTGCCTTCAACCCGGAAGATGTCGCCGCCGTCACTCTAAAACGCCCCGGCCAGCCGGTGATAGTGTTGGACCGGCAAGATAAAACATGGACGATCACAAGCCCGGTAAAGGCCCGGGCCGATGAGGAGACAGTAGAGAAGTTAATATCCTCAGCTACTGAGTTGAAGGTGGTCAAAGACCTTGGGGCGGTGGAGAACCTGGCCGAGTTTGGACTGGCCGAGCCCGAGGAGGCGCTTTTTGTGACCTCCGGGGGGAATATGTTCACCCTGAAAATCGGCGACAAGGCGCAAACAGGGAAAGAGTATTACCTGATGGCCAGCGGGCGGGACACGGTGTTTCTGGCCAGCGCGAGACCTGTGGAGGCCGTCACCAAAGGGTTGGGCGACCTGCGAAATAAAAAGCTGTTCGATTTTGACGCGCTGGATGTTAAATCCCTGGAGTTGAAATTAAACAAACTCGGCCTGAAGTTCGAACGGCTATCCAAATCCAAAGATGGCAAGGAAGTAAAGCCCGAGGACGCGCCATGGAAAATGACAATACCCCATGCCACCCAGGCGGACGGGGGCGCCATCCTAAAACTGTTGTCCATCCTCACCACCCTTAAGGGAATTGGTTTCGTTTCCGGCCCGGAAGGGGAGTCGGTGGAATATGGGCTGAAAAACCCTGAAATAACCGTAAAAATGGGTACGGATAAAGGGACCTTCGGATTCGCCATGGGCCATTACTCCCCGGACGGCGGCCGGTACATAAAACGGCTGGACACCGGCGAGATATTGACCGTGGATGACCGGATTGAAAAGGATCTTCCGCAATCGGCGGAAGCCTTTATGGATCTTCGGATACATAACCTGACCCGGGAAAATATAACCCGGGTGAAAATTGAAATGCCCGAGGGAAAAACGGTCATAACCCGCAAACCCGGTAAAGTGGCGCAGGGTAAACAGACCGGGCCGGAGTGGATTGTAACCGAGCCTGCCGGGCTTGTTATGGAAGAAATGTCCGTCATGGCGTTTCTTTACGATCTGGAAAACGCCAAGTATTTACGGATAGCAGGGCCAGCTTCCAAAGGGCTGTCAAAACCCGCATTGACCATAACCATCTCCGCCGCCGGTGGCGACAAGGCGCTCACCCTGGCGAAAGCCCCCGCCAACAAAGGGGATAGTTATTTCGCCTCCTTTACGGGCCGGGATGACGTGGTGGAGGTGAGCGGCGAAACGTTCAAATCTTTATTCAAGAACCCTGGCGAGTTTGAGGACCGGCGGTTTTTCAAGATACTGTCCGACCAGATAGGGCGGGTGGTGGTAAACCGCAAAGGGCAGGTGTTCGACGTTTCGAAAAAGGATGAAGATTTCACCATGGCCGCGCCGGAGAATAAAAAAGTGTCCGCCGAGGCGTGGCGTGCCCTGGTATGGGCGCTGTCTGGGTTCCGGTTCAGCCAGAGGGCGCCGGAAGGCGCCGCTGGCGGGCTGGATAAGCCAGTTCTGACAGTGTCGGTTTATAATAAATCTGGCGGCCTGGTGGACGAGGTGGCCGTTGGCGCCCGGGCCGGAAAACCCGGCTATTTTTACGCCAGAAGCGTCAGGACGAAAGAGCTGTTTTTAGTAGGTGAGAGGTTTGTGACAGAGGATATGGTGGCCTCTCTTGAAAGCCTGTTATCCTCCTGA
- a CDS encoding nucleotide exchange factor GrpE, with amino-acid sequence MSEDAAKITVTDKRRIKSAEDTIDDTTAPDLERVPTYVEELNRKIAENDERLKEYIAAYKEKMADMDQVRKRLEADVENRSRQRFGDLVAELLPIVDDFDRAIESASKGSSSQDMAEGLARLREGMMKALVNRGLKTIQCAGEPFNPETAQAVSVAPVDDEAQDNMVLEQLASGYIYEGRVLRPALVRVGKMK; translated from the coding sequence ATGAGTGAAGATGCCGCAAAAATAACCGTTACAGACAAACGGCGGATAAAATCCGCTGAAGACACCATAGATGATACCACCGCGCCGGATCTGGAGCGCGTGCCCACCTATGTGGAGGAGCTGAACCGGAAGATAGCCGAGAACGATGAGCGCCTGAAAGAGTACATCGCCGCCTATAAGGAAAAGATGGCGGATATGGACCAGGTGCGCAAACGGCTGGAGGCCGACGTCGAGAACCGCTCCAGGCAAAGGTTTGGCGACCTTGTGGCGGAGCTTCTGCCGATTGTGGACGATTTCGACCGGGCAATAGAAAGCGCCTCTAAAGGCAGTTCGTCTCAAGACATGGCGGAAGGGCTGGCCCGTCTGCGGGAAGGGATGATGAAAGCGCTGGTCAACCGGGGCTTGAAGACAATACAATGCGCCGGTGAACCGTTCAATCCGGAAACCGCCCAGGCGGTGTCGGTGGCGCCGGTGGACGACGAGGCGCAAGACAACATGGTGCTGGAGCAGTTGGCCAGCGGTTACATTTATGAGGGAAGGGTGCTTCGTCCTGCGCTGGTGCGCGTGGGCAAGATGAAGTGA
- the dnaJ gene encoding molecular chaperone DnaJ, with the protein MTKQDYYEILGVQKNASPDEIKKAYRKKAYQYHPDQNPGNPEAEENFKAASEAYEVLRDPDKKSLYDRYGHDGLKQTGFSGFSGFEDIFSSFGDVFEDFFGFSGARRGAPNQPRKGADLRYDMEVEFKEAVFGVDKDFEVEKYILCSACEGSRSEPGSKSSVCPTCRGAGKVTRSQGFFAISTECPSCRGEGVKITNPCKKCKGSGQTLERKKLSVKIPAGVETGSQLRLKGEGEPGRNGGPAGNLYVVLFIKEDEVFKRHGDDIVVTVPITFSQAALGADITIPTLEGEKEFNIPAATQSESIHRLQGMGVPHLRHYGRGDLIVRLVVMTPEKLGKRQEELFRELAELDKSSVRAHQKGFFEKFMG; encoded by the coding sequence ATGACAAAACAGGACTACTACGAGATTCTCGGCGTTCAAAAAAACGCCTCGCCGGACGAGATAAAGAAAGCTTACAGGAAGAAAGCCTACCAGTACCATCCAGACCAGAACCCCGGCAACCCGGAAGCCGAGGAAAATTTCAAGGCGGCTTCGGAGGCCTACGAGGTTCTGCGCGATCCGGACAAAAAATCACTGTACGACAGATACGGCCATGATGGGCTAAAACAGACCGGTTTTTCCGGATTCTCCGGGTTTGAGGACATTTTTTCCAGTTTCGGCGATGTTTTCGAAGACTTTTTTGGGTTTAGCGGCGCCCGCCGTGGCGCTCCAAACCAGCCGCGAAAAGGGGCCGACCTGCGGTACGACATGGAGGTCGAGTTCAAGGAGGCGGTTTTCGGTGTGGACAAAGATTTTGAGGTGGAGAAATACATCCTTTGCTCCGCCTGCGAAGGCTCCAGGAGCGAGCCCGGCTCCAAAAGCTCCGTATGCCCCACATGCCGGGGCGCCGGGAAGGTAACCAGGTCCCAGGGGTTCTTCGCCATTTCCACCGAATGCCCGTCGTGCCGGGGGGAAGGCGTGAAAATAACCAACCCATGCAAGAAATGCAAAGGCTCTGGCCAGACGCTGGAACGCAAGAAGCTTTCCGTGAAGATTCCAGCCGGTGTGGAGACAGGCTCCCAGCTCCGGTTGAAAGGGGAGGGGGAGCCCGGGCGCAACGGCGGCCCCGCGGGTAATCTTTACGTGGTGCTGTTCATCAAGGAAGACGAGGTTTTCAAACGCCACGGAGACGACATTGTAGTGACCGTGCCCATAACCTTTTCCCAGGCGGCCCTGGGGGCGGACATCACTATACCCACCCTGGAGGGGGAGAAAGAGTTCAACATCCCCGCCGCCACCCAGAGTGAATCAATCCACAGGTTGCAGGGGATGGGCGTCCCCCACCTCAGGCATTACGGGCGGGGCGACCTCATAGTGCGGCTGGTGGTGATGACGCCGGAGAAGCTCGGCAAGCGGCAGGAGGAGCTTTTCAGGGAGTTGGCGGAGCTGGATAAAAGCTCCGTGCGGGCGCACCAGAAAGGCTTTTTCGAGAAATTTATGGGGTGA